GGTCGTATAAAAAAGCTCAATGTCATTCCTGAAACTAAGAAGAAAGTAAAACAACCATGTAAAGCCAGATTTGATTAGTGTCGCTAGTTTTATCTTATCTGCTCTTGTATTGGTCTTCtgttttatgttttatgttttccaGCAATTTTTGATGCTCTTCTCAATAAAGGGAGCAGCAACAACTCATCAAAGGTAAAAACAACCATCTTAGCTTTAGAACATATACCTTTCTGTTTGCTACTCTCTTGGACAACATTACCTCTGTCAGCTTTTATACTATCTTCTTTACTCTCTAGTAGCTCCAAAATACAAGTCGAGTTAGTTATTTTCTCACTACTAAGAATTTAGTTAATATACTCAAATTAATGTTGCATACTTGCATCTTTATCGTAATCAAGTATTGAAGTTAAATTTTCGACTAGTAATTTTCAGTTGCTATTCTAAGATTCTCGTGCAAGCCTTGGGAACATGTAACTATAACTAAGGTACTACATTATTAGTTTCCTATATTAAGAGGAAAAGATAAGATCAGCCCCTTTTTCTACATCTGTCAAAGCAACAAAACatagttcttttttttttttgaggacaATTCTTAAATCGTAGTTACTTAAACATACGAATTAGGAAATGTAAACATTTGATATGAGTCTGGTGGTTGGAAGAATCCTAGAGAGTGAACATGAGTCAAAATGTTTCAAAGCAACTTCATTTGTCTTACTGAATTCTATTACCTTATTCTTTGATGCTTTGCTTTTTGGAACTGTAGTCTTCTTTTCTGCAACGAGCATCCAGCTATCCTGTGCCATCAAGCCATAGGCAAGGATCAAACACTGGGAAATCATTTACATTTGGACGAGATGGCAGCAATAGCAGGAGCTCTATGTCTTCTCTGGAAGACTCCCTCAATTTGGTACGCTTTTAACCTATAAGGCAGTTTTTACTATTTAATCTAAGGGAGCATGTATTTGCAGTTTTCCGCTCTACGGTAACACAAGATGTAGTGTATAGATCTCTAGTATATGTACGCTATCTATCATAAGTTTTCGTGGCAATAAATCACTTCCTCTGTCCAGAACTAGGTGTTACATCCTAGATTTAAAGTTACCGTCAACATGACTACTAGTGCAGACTGGGGGAGTCTTAATTAGAGGCTTCTTCAGAAAAATATAATTCTATTTTTGTGTTTGGGGCTCTTGCAGCTACCAATTTGTCTCAAAGCATGTTCTTATTGCGTTTACGGATACAAATGATGCGTGTGTCTTCGATTTTTCTTCAATACTTGAGAATATCTATAAGTTAAGCAGTTACTTCAGAGCATTACATTAAGTATTTGTTGGTTAGAGGGAAGATTTGTTTCTTTTAACTGATTTTTAGCTTTTTGTTATACAAGCATATTGTACTTTCCTCCTACAAGGGAAAAGTAGAGggaataaaaaaaagagaaacaatAGTGAAGAGGATCGGGAGTCAATGAAGGATATAGGGTCAATTGTTTGTAAATACTGGTTTTTAATCTGTGTAATACAACAATCTATACATGAATTCACTGAACAAGTCAATGTAGGATAGACTAACTGACTTGACGTAATTTGCTCTTACTGAACTAATTTTTCCACAAAACTTTAGGTCTTAGGAAAACAAGCAATGCCCAAATAGTACCGTCTTAAAGCTTCTTGACTCAAAACTCCGATATGTGACGACTGTAAGCAAGATACAATGAATGCTTTAACCATTACTGTGACTTTTCTATAAGTTAGCTAAAAGGCGCCTTCACTTTAATCCTTCAAGTCGTACATGTCTCAAACAACATACTGAGGATACTAATTTTTTGTAGACTTCAGGAGATTCCATGCCTTTAGAAACTGACAAACTGTGAATTAAAGTGAAGATTGTATTTAAAGGAGAAAAGAATTTGTTTTGTTGCTTCCTTTATCACAGTTAACATTTAGAAATTGCCTCTTACTCTCGTCGACTTGCCTGCAGGGAGTTTTTCATGTCAATCTACTCAATGTATACCCAAATCTAAACAATATTGATCTTTCCATTAATAACTAGAATGGATAACTGTCAAAAGATTTTACCAGTTCATCTAGAAGTACTATTATTAGTAAACTACAGATCCTTGACCTGTCAGCTAACAAACAATCTAGgcctcttattttttttttttttttgaggccATAGCTGCTGTATCCTGTACTAGTCTTCAGACTCTGAATCTTTCCATTAACCTGGTTGGTTTGTGGGTCCCTAACTCAGCTTCATTTGGCACAACTTGTCTTATTCTTTGTCATCTTGCAAGTGGCTTCAATAACAAATACATTGCCTTTGAAGGTGTGTGTTGTTAGTTATTTGGACGAGATGTTGTTGATTACTTCGGAGCCAAATATGGTGGCAATGGATTTGTTAGGGATGAAAATATTTACCTTGTATTTAATAAGTTAAAGAATGATAATAATTGACAAGCTTAAGTTTGATTTCCAGATTGGGAATGAAGTAAGAGAAATTTTTAGTACTTGGGAAAATGAAGTAGTGCAGGTATTTTTCGAGCTAGTAGGAAGAAATATAGAAGGCTCTAAATGGAGTTTTGCTTTCATATATGGCGCTTATCTAGgtactcatatatatatatttgaagcTATAAGTACAAATGGATTTTTGCTTTCTTTCGTATTTATTCTTTCCCCTTCTATATATGTATGAATATGTATACCGTTGTTTCACAATACTTTTTTCAGATTGCCAGTTTTCAAGTTATGACAAAGAGCATATTGACGAAGTAAGGACTCAGTGGGTGCGCCATATTGTTCAACAACAAGTTATGTCAGAGAGCATATTGACGAAGTAAGGACTCAATGGGTGCGTCATGTTGTTCAACAACTGTATAGTAGCTAGGCTACGTTGAAGGAACCAACAAATATAAAACTctgttaattaatatatttgtGTAGTTTAATGTTTTGTAATATTATTTTAGAACATATATCTATGTAATCGGTTTTATTTGGGTGACGATTGCAAAATTCTTTTCATTGAGGCATGGAATTTAATATTCAACTATttagtttatatatatatatatatatagaggaaggctctcgtgagaacacttccttacggtgagaacactttcttacggtgagaacactttctataatggcattttcgtaattaattataaCAAATACCCCCAATTTATTTTTTCACGAcactttttttttcatttcagattcatctctctctctccaattcttccccctctctctctctccaacTCTCTCGCCGTCGGTCGCCACCAACACTCGCCGGTCGCTGCTCGCCGGTCAATTCTCGCCTCTCGCCGCCGATGATCGCCTCTGGCCGCCGCCGATGGCAGCATTTCAATCGCAATTACAATCGGTAAAATCGAACCAGAAATCCATCAATTTCACCGCTGTTCGAACAAATTCTCCATCTCGCGGTGATTTCTTCTCGTTGCTCGCCGCCGCTCAAACAAATTCGCCGATGTTCGAACAAAATCGCCGGTCGCGAAACCTGAACTCGAACCAAAAATGCTGGTGGCGGTGGTTGTGTTTCGCGAATCAGGTAAACACAATTCCAATTCAGCAATTCTCATTCGATTTTTCTTTAAAATCGATTTCAAAATCAGTTtcattcaatttcttaatttcaaaatcaaaatcaaaatctattTCAATCGATTCTTCGACCGGCGCCGCTCATTGCTCGCTGCTCTCAGTTCGCCGCTCGCAGCAATCCGGCCACATATcatctcctccttcctcctccaaTTCCGATTATATTTTCGCAGCAATTTTGATTATCTCCTCTCGCCGACGACGCTGGTGGCCTCTCACCGCCGCCGCCGCTGCTCGCAAGAATTCAATCACAGTTCCTTGTTCCTTGTTCCTCCACCACGTCCCctgttttggttgatttttattttgtaattCTTCTTAGATTTGTTTCAAATGAATTATTccaaattttggtttagttAACAATTTTGTAATTTCAATAACTTATTTTATTGATTTATGTggttgatttattttttcaattcgcATTATAATTTGATTGAATCTCTTGATAATTAACTTGTACCGCTTTTATTGTGCTAGGAAAGCatataataaatttagaacatgtttgaataaatttagaacatgc
This sequence is a window from Spinacia oleracea cultivar Varoflay chromosome 1, BTI_SOV_V1, whole genome shotgun sequence. Protein-coding genes within it:
- the LOC110777615 gene encoding uncharacterized protein isoform X2; translated protein: MWRNFPSPGGVLPFPCQECKIEFQAIFDALLNKGSSNNSSKSSFLQRASSYPVPSSHRQGSNTGKSFTFGRDGSNSRSSMSSLEDSLNLIGNEVREIFSTWENEVVQVFFELVGRNIEGSKWSFAFIYGAYLDCQFSSYDKEHIDEVRTQWVRHIVQQQVMSESILTK
- the LOC110777615 gene encoding uncharacterized protein isoform X1; its protein translation is MFNRSQSKRQKPQRRFLSCGGTSLHPAACFPSHVKSVKSNFKSSFLQRASSYPVPSSHRQGSNTGKSFTFGRDGSNSRSSMSSLEDSLNLIGNEVREIFSTWENEVVQVFFELVGRNIEGSKWSFAFIYGAYLDCQFSSYDKEHIDEVRTQWVRHIVQQQVMSESILTK